CCCTGGAAGCGGCCAATGCGGCCGGCTTTGTGCGGAATTTGCCCAAGACATTGGAAACCAATGTGGGCGAAAACGGGGTCAAACTCAGTGTTGGCGAAAAGCAGCGGCTCTCGATTGCCCGCGCGCTGTTGAAAGACCCCCCGATTTTGATTTTGGATGAAGCCACGGCCAGTGTCGATACGGCCACGGAACGGCTCATCCAGGAAGCTCTCGAACGGCTCCTGCAAAACCGCACTTCCTTTGTGATCGCGCACCGCTTGTCCACGGTGCGGCGCGCCGATTTGATTTGTGTCCTGAAAGAGGGCCGGATTATTGAACGCGGCGGTCACGAAGAATTGCTGGCTTTGGACGGGCTTTATGCGCGCTTGTGCCGGGAGCAAAGCGTGGGTGAAACCATTGAAGAAACGTTTGAACATTTGGTCCGGTAGGAGAATGTAATTGATATGATAATCGCGGATGCCATGACCCTTTCGGATTGGAAGCTTGGGGACTTTCATTACTGGGCGAAGCTGGCCACGGACGTGAGTGTGATCGGCCTGCTCACGGGTTTGTCGCTTGTGCTGGTCGAACACCTGGCGACCCGCCTCGCCAACTCCACCCGTGTTTCGCGGCTGGCGTTGAGGCCCCTGCTGATTTTGGCGCGCGTGGCGGTCCTGACCCTATTTTTGGCAATCCTGCTGAACCGCCTGTTCGAGTTGGATTTTGTCGTCGTTCTGAGCAGTGTCCTCGCGTTGATCGGCGTCGCCTTCGTCGCATTTTGGAGTGTGTTGAGCAGCGTGACCTGCACCTTCCTGTTGATTTTATTCCGCCCGTTCAAAATGGGGGACCATGTGGAAATCAAGGGTGAGGGTGCGGAAGGCGAGGTGTGCGATTTGAATCTTTTGTTCACCACATTGCGCGCGGCGGATGACCGGTTGATTCAGGTGCCTAACAACCTCTTTTTCCAAAAAGTCATCGTCCGCCGCAAAGGAACTGCCGGGAAGTCGCTGGAAGAGCAACTGGCCTCGGGCGGAGAAGGCAAGTAGAGCGTCCCATTCATACCCAGCGGACGGAAGAACCCAACCTTTTTGTGGTTGATTATCATTCATTATAGGGTTGTTTGTCACGTTGCCTGGGTTGGCAGATTTGACACCAGTCACAGCACTGCTAGGCTTTGATCTCTCTTCCTACGGTGAAGATTTTGACTATTTAATACTAGTCGCAACATTCTCGTAGCAAGATACTTGCAAATGTTCACGTATCCCAAAATTTATGATGTCGTGGTGGCCGGCGCGGGTCATGCCGGCTGCGAGGCGGCTTTGGCTGCGTCGCGCATGGGCTGTAAGACCCTGCTGCTGACCATGAACTTGGATACGATTGCGCAGATGAGTTGCAACCCGGCGATAGGCGGTTTGGCGAAGGGTCACTTGGTTCGCGAGATTGATGCGCTGGGGGGTGAGATGGGAATGAATACCGACGCGACGGGAATTCAGTTCCGGATGTTGAATATGAAAAAGGGGGCAAGCGTGCGTGCGCCGCGGGCGCAATGCGACAAGAAGGCGTATCAATTTCGGATGAAAGCCATTTTGGAACGCACCCCGAATTTGGACCTCAAGCAAGGCAACATTGCGGACTTGGAAGTTGAAGGGGATTGTGTTGTGGCGGTGGCTACGAGTTTGGGTGTGAAATATCGGACCAGCTCGGTGGTGATCACCACGGGGACCTTTTTGAAGGCGCTGTTGCATGTGGGGTTGAGGAATGCAGTGGGGGGCCGCATGGGCGATGGGGTCAGCAATTTTTCGGATACATTGAGAAGCTTGGGATTTGAAGTACAGCGATTGAAGACCGGAACGCCGCCCAGGTTGAATGGGCGGACCATCGATTTTTCAAAATGCCAGAGCCAGGAGGGCGACGTTCCGCCGCCGAGGTTTAGTTATGTGGCGGATACAATAGAGAAGGCGAAGGACGATATTTTTACGCTGAACTGCTGGAAGCCTGAAATGTTCCACGTGGAACAACTGCCCTGTTGGATCACCCACACGAACCTCAAAACCGCCGAAATCATCCGGGCCAATCTCGACAAGTCCCCTCTTTACTGCGGCATCATCCAAGGCATTGGACCCCGCTATTGCCCTTCCCTCGAAGACAAAATCGTGCGGTTTGCCGACAAGGAGCGGCACCAGATTTTCCTGGAGCCGGAAGGTCGGCACACGGACGAATATTACGTCAACGGTTGTTCCACCAGCCTCCCCATCGAAACCCAATATGACTTCATCCGTTCCATTGCCGGTCTCGAAGAGGTCGAGATCATGCGGGCGGGCTATGCGGTCGAATACGATTTCTGTCCGCCCACCCAACTCCAGTCCACCCTTGAAACCAAGAAAATCGAAGGGCTCTATTTTGCCGGTCAAATCAACGGGACTTCGGGTTACGAAGAGGCCGCCGCTCAGGGGCTGATGGCGGGGATCAATGCCGCGCTCAAAGTCCAACACAAGGCCCCCTTTATCCTGGGCCGACATGAAGCTTACATCGGCGTGCTGGTCGATGATTTGGTGACCAAAGGCACAAAGGAACCGTACCGCATGTTCACCTCGCGCGCGGAATATCGTCTTTTATTGCGACAGGACAATGCGGATCTTCGCCTGACCCAGCATGGCGCCCAATTGGGCCTGGCCTCAAGTGTGCGTGTTGCGCGGATCAGGGAAAAGCAATCGCGAATTGAAGAAGTCAAACAGCGGCTCAGTCAAATTCGGGTCGATGGCATCCTGCTTCAAGACTGGCTGCGACGGCCGGATTTCATGTGGTCCAACTTGCCCGAGGAATTTCAATCCACCGACAGCGAGGTTGCCGATCAAGTGGAGACAGACCTCAAATATTCCGGCTATGTGGCCCGGGAGCTGGGTCAAATTGAAAAGGCCAGGGAAATGGAAGAAACACTCATTCCCGAGTGGGTGGATTTCAACGAAATCAAGGGGCTGAAAACCGAGGCCCGGATCAAATTGAATGAAATTCGGCCACGTTCCTTCGGCCAGGCGTCACGCATA
Above is a genomic segment from Candidatus Methylacidiphilales bacterium containing:
- a CDS encoding mechanosensitive ion channel: MIIADAMTLSDWKLGDFHYWAKLATDVSVIGLLTGLSLVLVEHLATRLANSTRVSRLALRPLLILARVAVLTLFLAILLNRLFELDFVVVLSSVLALIGVAFVAFWSVLSSVTCTFLLILFRPFKMGDHVEIKGEGAEGEVCDLNLLFTTLRAADDRLIQVPNNLFFQKVIVRRKGTAGKSLEEQLASGGEGK
- the mnmG gene encoding tRNA uridine-5-carboxymethylaminomethyl(34) synthesis enzyme MnmG; translated protein: MFTYPKIYDVVVAGAGHAGCEAALAASRMGCKTLLLTMNLDTIAQMSCNPAIGGLAKGHLVREIDALGGEMGMNTDATGIQFRMLNMKKGASVRAPRAQCDKKAYQFRMKAILERTPNLDLKQGNIADLEVEGDCVVAVATSLGVKYRTSSVVITTGTFLKALLHVGLRNAVGGRMGDGVSNFSDTLRSLGFEVQRLKTGTPPRLNGRTIDFSKCQSQEGDVPPPRFSYVADTIEKAKDDIFTLNCWKPEMFHVEQLPCWITHTNLKTAEIIRANLDKSPLYCGIIQGIGPRYCPSLEDKIVRFADKERHQIFLEPEGRHTDEYYVNGCSTSLPIETQYDFIRSIAGLEEVEIMRAGYAVEYDFCPPTQLQSTLETKKIEGLYFAGQINGTSGYEEAAAQGLMAGINAALKVQHKAPFILGRHEAYIGVLVDDLVTKGTKEPYRMFTSRAEYRLLLRQDNADLRLTQHGAQLGLASSVRVARIREKQSRIEEVKQRLSQIRVDGILLQDWLRRPDFMWSNLPEEFQSTDSEVADQVETDLKYSGYVARELGQIEKAREMEETLIPEWVDFNEIKGLKTEARIKLNEIRPRSFGQASRISGINPADVAILSIWVKRGKSASGKAASK